The Trichosurus vulpecula isolate mTriVul1 chromosome 9, mTriVul1.pri, whole genome shotgun sequence region ATAAGTCAACAGAATGTAGAAACCAGGCAGGATTAGGAAGGTGGTTTTATTTTGGTGACTTGGACTTCAAGCAGATTAAATAATCAAAAAGCCAGGCTGTCAGGTCGTGGCTTGAATGCTACAGCTGTTCCCCAAGGTTTGACAGACACTCTTTATACGTGCCCTGTCGAGTGAATGAGAGAGTCAGGGGAGCTCTCAATGAGCCAGACaattgaaacagagagagagagagagagagagagagagagagagagagagagagacagagagagagagacatacaatAAGAAGATCTCTCACTGGAGGTCAGATGGAGACCCTGGGAAGAATTGTTTTAATGAACAGTTTTCAGGAAGCTACCATCATGCCTCCTTCTAAGAGTaagcaaggcaaagcaaaaggggattaggagaagaaaaaggaaaacaaaagaggcAGCTTTCTGATGTGAGGTTGGCTTATTCCATTCCCATTGATTAATTTGGATGAAATATCACAAGCCAAACTTCCAAGGACCAGCCATGAAAGGTGAGATCCTAATTCATCATCTCATAGTAAATTTCTTATATCTTGTGGATAGCCTGGGCATAAGAACCATTTTTTAAAGAGGTCTTTCTGTCCACTATACTCAAGCAGATGCAGAATGCTTGTTTACCTCAGACTTCTGGGAAGGAAAAACTATTTTAAACCACAGATGTTTAATTGGTCTGCCATGGGCCTTTTTTTAAAGGGGAGCTAAGAGGTGGTATTCCTATgttctgtgttgttttttttttctttttgtcttcaggATAAGAGTTAGGAAGAGATGTCTAAACTGAACATAATCACAGAAAGGCAAGCCTTTCATTAATAGATTACTGTGCTCTGTTGAAAGCACATTCTCTAGTTTAAGGTCTGATTTCCTGTTGCAAATTAATGTTTGAGCTCCACAGTCAACACTCAGGGTGCCCTGTAATTTCCAAGGCTCTTAAAATAGAGATTGACGGAGAGATCTTTGTCTTTGAAACGGGTCACTTAACttatttacagaatcacagaaacaaCTTGAGGTGAATGCTTTGGAGTGAGATGGGGTGGCATGGGGGTGTTGAATGTTCAAAGGCCATTCAACCAAAATATATCAAGTGGAATCTTCCTGCCAGGAATTGGTCCATGTCTTCATTATCTCACTATGTGCACATTATATAggattattaaaaaagaaaaaaagaaaaagaaacagccaTAAGTGTATTTAATAGAAACATGGTATTATTCCCTGAGTCAAAGGCAAAGGAAACATTGTCAAGAGCTTTGCTTGCAAGCAGATAATACGTTTAAGCTTTCAACACAGCCATATTGGCTGGTGAATCCCTGGAGAGGAATAACAGTTCGATGTCAACAACATTTGCCGTTGTTAGAAACTTGGGACCTTGGGAAAGAAAGGGGTACAGAATGGACCAATAGCTGGaatttgaaatgatttttttttacaatatattttctttttttttaaatttatttaacatatttagttttcagcattgattttcacaagagtttggattacaaattttctccccatttctatcctcctccccactccaagatggcgtatattctggttgccctgttccccagtcagcgcgcccctctgtcaccccactcccctcccatcccctttccccttcctttcttgtagggcaagataaatttttatgccccattgcctgtgtatcttattttctggttgcatgcaaaaacatttttgtttgtttttgaacatctgtttttaaaactttgagttccaaattctctccccacttcccttcccacccaccctccctaagaagtcaagcaatttgaaaTGATTTTTAATCGTCCTACAAAGGGAATGAAGTCTTTGATGAGCTCTTTTCAGAAACCTGAATTCATCTCCAATTCCTCTGATCTCAGGCAGTTCTACAAAATAAAGTTCAGGGCTTTGGTGAAAAATAGATTGAGATCTGGAGTCAGGCTCTCAGTTTCAAGGTTGTACATTGAATATTGCTATCCCCTTCAAAAACTGAAAAGTTCAACTAAACTGAAGAAGAACACAACATAATGGCCAATATTAGGTTTAAACAGAGATAAGAAatgtatattcatttttattttctttttggagaggagaggggctCTGTGTGGAGAATACTGCGTATTCAGTCAGATGCAGTCACTGGGTCCATTTGCTTACCTGCTTTACCTTTGTTATAAAGAAAGGTTCACTAGATGGTGGGGCTAGAGGGTGGGTGTATTTGGAGATGACTATGACATTAAAAGAAAAGTCATCagtaaaaactttaaaagaaaaaaaattaaaagaaccaGCTTTGAGGTTTAAATGACAGCGAATGGAAGAAAAGagtctgaaattaaaaaaaaaaaaaagaaataaaattgatgaCTTCCACTCTCAGTTCGATGCTTTGGGGACTTCAAACTTCTAATACCCAGtaagagagaagcaaaacaaaacaaagatgcATCCTCAGCTTCACATTTGTAACAGTGGCTCATCTCTAAATTCTCCTCTAGGTCCCCCCAACAAGGGTTCATAGCTTCATCTGCATTGCACTCCCTGGGAGATGGTATTCAATCCTATGTTATATTATCAATTTATTCCCAAGTGGAGAAGTCAGGTTTCCATAGTTTTCATCTTGAAACCCAGTTCCCCAATGTGATCTCCTTCTCTTTGCTGCAGGTGACTTGCTTTGGCTCTCCAGCATGCTACTGCTACTCCCCAGGGCCGGCAGCTGTCCAGAAAATTGTCTTTGTCACACACCTACAAAGTCTGTTGACTGCAGCAGGCAAGGTTTGAAGGAAATCCCCTCAGAACTGCCTCCTCGGACCCAGGTCCTTCATCTGCAGCATAACCAGATTGGAGACATCCCCTCTTCTGCTTTCAGCAGGACACCCTTGCTCCGAACCTTAGATCTCTCCCACAATGCTCTCTTCACCATTGCCCCTGGTGCGTTCTTGGGCCTTGCCCACTTACAGATTTTAAACCTAACCCAGAACGCCCTTCATTCCCTGGAAAGCAAAGTTTTCCAATCCCTGCCCCAACTGCAAGAGCTGGATTTGTCCTTTAACAACATACAGGAGCTGCCCAAGTTTAAGGCGGAGACCCTGAGCCACCTAACTCGACTGGCCATACAGAGGAACCAATTACAGCAGGTCCACAGGGCCCACCTAGCATCCCTCCCCAGCCTGAGAGCTTTATTCTTCAAGGACAATCTCTGGAAATGCAATTGTCACCTGCTGGATCTGAAACTGTGGCTGGAGAGTTTTGTATACAAAGGTCAGTAACTTGTGTACTGAAACATCATTTGTCCTCAACCATGCTGGGAATGGGCAGGTTTGCTCTAAACTTTAGAAAGTGCTTTGAGGGCTAATTT contains the following coding sequences:
- the LRTM1 gene encoding LOW QUALITY PROTEIN: leucine-rich repeat and transmembrane domain-containing protein 1 (The sequence of the model RefSeq protein was modified relative to this genomic sequence to represent the inferred CDS: deleted 3 bases in 2 codons; substituted 1 base at 1 genomic stop codon); translated protein: MTFFTDDIVFRKLPSCLLLRVSKAKQKGIRRRKRKQKRQLSDVRLAYSIPXLIWMKYHKPNFQGPAMKGDLLWLSSMLLLLPRAGSCPENCLCHTPTKSVDCSRQGLKEIPSELPPRTQVLHLQHNQIGDIPSSAFSRTPLLRTLDLSHNALFTIAPGAFLGLAHLQILNLTQNALHSLESKVFQSLPQLQELDLSFNNIQELPKFKAETLSHLTRLAIQRNQLQQVHRAHLASLPSLRALFFKDNLWKCNCHLLDLKLWLESFVYKGGITDGVICSSPDIWKGKDLLKIPYELYNVCLPLLGNGAPIKTQLPSTAQQDPPWTTQPQEQGDKSRSDCELKPKARPVNLRHAVATVVITGVICGVVCLMMLAAAIYGCTYAAIMAKGHGQPLSHTNEPKSPGEEKGPLGTSLA